In Halorussus limi, a genomic segment contains:
- the hmgA gene encoding hydroxymethylglutaryl-CoA reductase (NADPH) — protein MTDDSAADDPDALAERVREGELRLHELDDRTDAETAAAARRRLLEAETDADLDAVGDYALDAEQAADANVENMVGAAQIPMGVVGPVQVAGGAADGEYYLPLATTEGALVASVNRGCSTIATAGGADARVTKSGMTRAPVFRVSGVAEAEEVVSWVGENAERLREAAESTTSHGELLDVDTYVVGDSVYLRFVYDTKDAMGMNMATIATREAAEVVEDETPASLVALSGNLCSDKKPAAINAVEGRGRSVTADVEIPRETVEDRLHTTPEAIEEANTRKNLVGSAKAGSLGFNAHAANVVAAAFLATGQDAAQVVEGANAITTVEARDDALYASVSLASLEVGTVGGGTKLQTQSEALDVLGLRGGGDPAGSNADALAEIIAVGALAGELSLLAALASRHLSSAHEDLGR, from the coding sequence ATGACCGACGACTCTGCCGCGGACGACCCGGACGCGCTGGCCGAGCGAGTCCGGGAGGGCGAACTGCGACTCCACGAACTCGACGACCGCACCGACGCCGAGACCGCCGCGGCGGCCCGGCGACGCCTGCTGGAGGCCGAGACCGACGCCGACCTCGACGCCGTCGGCGACTACGCGCTCGACGCCGAGCAGGCCGCCGACGCGAACGTCGAGAACATGGTCGGCGCGGCCCAGATTCCGATGGGCGTCGTCGGCCCGGTGCAGGTCGCGGGCGGCGCGGCCGACGGCGAGTACTACCTGCCGCTGGCGACGACCGAAGGGGCGCTGGTCGCCAGCGTCAACCGGGGTTGCTCGACCATCGCCACCGCCGGCGGCGCGGACGCCCGCGTCACCAAGTCGGGGATGACCCGCGCGCCGGTCTTCCGGGTGTCCGGCGTCGCCGAGGCCGAGGAAGTCGTCTCGTGGGTCGGCGAGAACGCAGAGCGCCTGCGCGAGGCCGCCGAATCGACCACCAGCCACGGCGAACTCCTCGACGTGGACACCTACGTCGTCGGCGACTCGGTCTACCTGCGGTTCGTCTACGACACCAAGGACGCGATGGGGATGAACATGGCGACCATCGCCACGCGCGAGGCCGCCGAAGTAGTCGAGGACGAGACACCCGCCTCGCTGGTCGCGCTCTCGGGCAACCTCTGCTCCGACAAGAAACCCGCCGCCATCAACGCCGTCGAGGGCCGGGGCCGGAGCGTCACCGCGGACGTGGAAATCCCGCGCGAGACGGTCGAGGACCGCCTCCACACCACGCCGGAGGCCATCGAGGAGGCCAACACCCGGAAGAACCTCGTCGGGTCCGCGAAGGCCGGGAGCCTCGGGTTCAACGCCCACGCCGCGAACGTGGTCGCCGCGGCGTTCCTCGCCACCGGACAGGACGCCGCGCAGGTCGTAGAAGGGGCCAACGCCATCACGACCGTCGAGGCCCGTGATGACGCGCTCTACGCCAGCGTGAGCCTCGCCAGTCTGGAGGTCGGCACCGTCGGCGGCGGCACGAAACTCCAGACTCAGTCGGAGGCGCTGGACGTACTCGGCCTCCGTGGCGGGGGTGACCCCGCCGGAAGCAACGCCGACGCGCTCGCCGAAATCATCGCCGTGGGCGCGCTCGCCGGGGAACTCTCGCTGCTCGCGGCGCTCGCCTCACGCCACCTGTCGAGCGCCCACGAGGACCTCGGCCGGTAG